The window TACCCAGCTCTTCCATTGTTTTGACCAGCGACGCCTCGGTATAGCGCGGCGGCGGCTGGGTAAAACACTGCTGCGCGTCGACAGCTTTTACTTCTAAGACCTCGCCCTCGCTTATTTCCGGCAAAAGCGCGGCTTCTTCGCCGGAATTTTTATCCTCGTCCAGACCGTATACTTTCAAAAAACCCAACTCTTTGATGACCGAGCCAGTCACTTTCAGCAAATAATCCCCCGCCTGTATTTCGATCGAAGTCTGATCGTAAACCGCTGGTATCATCTGCGAAGCCGTAAAACGCCGCCAGATCAGCGTGTAAAGTTTTAATTGATCCGGCGTCAAATAAGGCGTCAGCGACTCCGGCGTCCGCGCCACCGCGGTCGGACGGATCGATTCGTGCGCGTCCTGCGCGGACTTGCTCTGCCGGTAAGTGTTGGGTTTTTCCGGCAAAAATCCCGCGCCGAAATTACCGCCGATAAAATCCCGCACCTCAGCCAGCGCCTGCTCAGCGACGCGCGTCGAATCCGTGCGCATGTAAGTTATCAAACCGGTTTGGCCGTCGCCGCTATCCACGCCCTCGTACAATGTCTGCGCGATCAGCATAGTCCGGCGCGTGTTAAAACCCAGCTTATTCGCGGCTTCCTGCTGCAGCGTGCTCGTAATGAACGGCGCCTTAGGATTTTTGCGCCGCTCGCTGCGCTTGACATTGGCCACTCTCGACTCGCTGGACAGGATAACCCGCTTGATCTTCTCCGCAACCGCCGCGTCGGGCACAATAAAATCCTGAACTTTCTCCACGGTGTTAAAAACTTTAGCCTTAAAAACCGCGTCCTTTTGATACTGCGCTTCGATATTCCAGTATTCCTGCGGCACAAATTGCTTGATCAATTCCTCGCGCTCGCAAATAAGGCGCATGGCGGCAGACTGCACGCGTCCGGCGGAAAGCCGCGGCTTCACTCTTTTCCAGAGCAGCGGCGAGATCTTGTAACCGACCAGCCGGTCTAGCAAACGCCGCGCCTGCTGGGCGTTGACCCGATTCATGTCGATAGTCCGCGCTTTTTGAAAAGAAGCCAGCACGGCGTTTTTGGTAATCTCATTGAATTCGATGCGTTCAAATTTTTCCGGCGGCAGCTTGAGCGCCTGTACCAAATGCCAGGCTATCGACTCGCCCTCGCGGTCAGGGTCAGGCGCCAGAAAAATTTTTTCAGCTTTGGCGGCGTACTGTTTTAATTCTTTGACCAGCTGATTTTTGCCTTTGATAATACAGTAACTCGGCTCAAAATTATGCTCAATGTCGACCGCCAGGCGGCTTTTGGGCAGATTGCGCAAATGCCCCATTGAGGCCACCACTTTATAATCTTTGCCCAGATATTTTTCCAGAGTTTTAGACTTAGCCGGCGATTCGACGATCACCAGATACTTATACGCCATGCGCTAACCCCCGTATATACTTTATAAGGAATTTCCGCCGCTTGTCAAGCCGCGGGGTTGTGTTAGCTGGCATTGCATAATCTCGATCAATTGGAGGCGTGGCCGAGGGGTCGATAGCGCTATTGACAGTTAATTTCAACGAATGTTAAATTGAACAAAAGTTTATTGACATCAAATATCAATATGTCAAAGGAGTACCCCGATGCAGCTAACTGAACTGGGCAAAAAAGAGAAAGTCCGTATCGTCAAAATCAACCGACAGGGACGCACGGACATCGCGGTGCGGTTGACCGATATGGGGCTGGTCAAAGGCGTTCAGCTGGAGCTGATCCGCCGCGCACCGCTGGGCGATCCGCTGGAGATCAAGACTGGCAATTTTCTTTTGCTTTCGCTGCGGCGCGAAGAGGCCGAAATTATCGAGGTGGAAAAGCTATGAAAAAACCGGAAAGCAAAAAAATATTGGTCGCGCTGGCCGGTAATCCCAATAGCGGCAAGACTTCGCTTTTTAACAGCATTGTCGGCACGCATCTCAAGGTCGGCAATTATCCGGGGGTCACGATCGAGAAAACCGAAGGCGCGCTCAAATACGGCGGCTACAAAATAATTTTCGTCGATCTGCCGGGCACTTATTCGCTCTCGCCTTATTCGCCGGAAGAAGTCATCACGCGCAATTTTATCGTCGAGGAAAAGCCCGATGTCGTGCTGAATGTTGTGGACGGCACCAATCTGGAGCGCAATCTGTATCTCACCACGCAGATCATGGAGCTGGGCGCCAACATGCTTATCGCGCTCAATATGTACGACGAAGTTTTGCAACAAGGCACCAAAATTGACTTCAAGCATTTGCAGAAAATGCTCGGCTGTCATATCGTCCCGACCATTGCCACGCGCAAAGACGGCCTCGACAAGCTGCTGGAGCATATCGTTAAAATACACGAGCGGAAAATCATCATTGCCAAAAACAAACTGGTCTACGACCCGCAGGAAAAAGATCCGGCGGTTTTGGCGGAAAGCCGCTATGCTTTCATCAACGGCGCGGTCAAGGAAACCGTCGAATATCTCGACAAGCCGCTCAAAACAATTACGGACTGGATCGACGCTGTTTTTATCAATCGGCTGCTGGGCATTCCGATTTTCCTGTTTATCATGTGGGCGATTTTTCAGCTGACTTTCAAGCTCGGCGAATATCCGATGGGCTGGATCGAGTCCGTGATCGTTTTTCTCAGCGAGTTTGTTTCCGGCGTTTTGCCGGAAGGCTGGTTCTCCTCTCTGCTGGTCGACGGCATCATCGCCGGGGTAGGCGGCGTAATCAGTTTCCTGCCGAATATTTTGCTGCTCTTTTTGGGCATTTCTTTTTTGGAAGCGACTGGCTACATGGCGCGCGCGGCTTTTGTTGTGGATAAACTCATGCACAAGATCGGGCTGCACGGCAAATCTTTTATTCCCATGCTGACCGGTTTCGGCTGTTCGGTGCCGGCTTTCATGGCCTGCCGCACGCTCAAAAATCCCGCCGACCGCATCACCACCATGCTGATCATTCCCTTTATGTCCTGCGGCGCTAAACTGCCGGTGCATTTGCTGCTCATCGGCGCGTTTTTTCCAGAACATATGAGCGGCAATGTGCTGTTTGGCGTTTACATGTTCGGAATTCTGATGGCGCTGCTGTCCGCTTTTTTCTTAAAGAAATTTTTATTCAAGGGCGAGTCCGAGCCTTTTGTCATGGAGCTGCCGCCTTACCGCGCGCCGACGTTTTCTTATCTGCTGATCCAGATGTGGATCAAAGCCCAGCTCTATCTTAAAAAAGCCGGCACGATCATTCTGCTGGTGTCGGTCATCATGTGGGGGCTGACAACTTTCCCGTCCCTGCCGGAAGATCATCCGGGCGAAATGTCGCAGATCGAATACAGTCTGGCGGGACGCGCCGGCAAGCTCATTGAACCGGTGATCAAACCGCTGGGCTTTGACTGGAAGATCGGCATTGCGCTGGTGAGCGGCGTGGCCGCCAAGGAAGTGGTAGTCTCCACGCTCGGCACGATCTACGCGCTGGACGACGCGGACATCGAAGACGAAGAAGCTACCGCTCTGAAAGACCGGATCAGCAGCGATCCTATCTTCACGCTGCCGACTGTTTTGGCGCTGCTGGTCTTTGTTCTGCTCTATGTACCGTGTCTCGCCGCAACCGCGGTCTTCCACAAAGAAGCCGGTAGCTGGCATTACACCG is drawn from Candidatus Margulisiibacteriota bacterium and contains these coding sequences:
- the topA gene encoding type I DNA topoisomerase, which gives rise to MAYKYLVIVESPAKSKTLEKYLGKDYKVVASMGHLRNLPKSRLAVDIEHNFEPSYCIIKGKNQLVKELKQYAAKAEKIFLAPDPDREGESIAWHLVQALKLPPEKFERIEFNEITKNAVLASFQKARTIDMNRVNAQQARRLLDRLVGYKISPLLWKRVKPRLSAGRVQSAAMRLICEREELIKQFVPQEYWNIEAQYQKDAVFKAKVFNTVEKVQDFIVPDAAVAEKIKRVILSSESRVANVKRSERRKNPKAPFITSTLQQEAANKLGFNTRRTMLIAQTLYEGVDSGDGQTGLITYMRTDSTRVAEQALAEVRDFIGGNFGAGFLPEKPNTYRQSKSAQDAHESIRPTAVARTPESLTPYLTPDQLKLYTLIWRRFTASQMIPAVYDQTSIEIQAGDYLLKVTGSVIKELGFLKVYGLDEDKNSGEEAALLPEISEGEVLEVKAVDAQQCFTQPPPRYTEASLVKTMEELGIGRPATYALVIGTLQTRAYVDKQGMALAPTELGLTVDKQMQRHFPKIVDAGFTAGMEQELDEVEEGQQDWQKMLGAFYLPFEQDITAAEKNMEDMRIKDRPTDEICEKCGKPMVIKSGRFGDFIACTGFPECRNTKSIPKIIEDVQCPLCGGGIVERKGSKGRFKGKVFYGCTGYPECTFTCNDRPLKENCPACGAFLVERKNKSTGETQKLCIMCDIKKKEEEKKNLRKAEENGKENAENSDQ
- a CDS encoding ferrous iron transport protein A; translated protein: MQLTELGKKEKVRIVKINRQGRTDIAVRLTDMGLVKGVQLELIRRAPLGDPLEIKTGNFLLLSLRREEAEIIEVEKL
- the feoB gene encoding ferrous iron transport protein B yields the protein MKKPESKKILVALAGNPNSGKTSLFNSIVGTHLKVGNYPGVTIEKTEGALKYGGYKIIFVDLPGTYSLSPYSPEEVITRNFIVEEKPDVVLNVVDGTNLERNLYLTTQIMELGANMLIALNMYDEVLQQGTKIDFKHLQKMLGCHIVPTIATRKDGLDKLLEHIVKIHERKIIIAKNKLVYDPQEKDPAVLAESRYAFINGAVKETVEYLDKPLKTITDWIDAVFINRLLGIPIFLFIMWAIFQLTFKLGEYPMGWIESVIVFLSEFVSGVLPEGWFSSLLVDGIIAGVGGVISFLPNILLLFLGISFLEATGYMARAAFVVDKLMHKIGLHGKSFIPMLTGFGCSVPAFMACRTLKNPADRITTMLIIPFMSCGAKLPVHLLLIGAFFPEHMSGNVLFGVYMFGILMALLSAFFLKKFLFKGESEPFVMELPPYRAPTFSYLLIQMWIKAQLYLKKAGTIILLVSVIMWGLTTFPSLPEDHPGEMSQIEYSLAGRAGKLIEPVIKPLGFDWKIGIALVSGVAAKEVVVSTLGTIYALDDADIEDEEATALKDRISSDPIFTLPTVLALLVFVLLYVPCLAATAVFHKEAGSWHYTALYFGYTCGVAWLAAFIVQRLSSLFF